A window of Rhodococcus sp. SGAir0479 contains these coding sequences:
- a CDS encoding RNA-binding protein → MSAVVADAVEHLVRGIVANPDDVRVELITGRRGRTVEVHVHPDDLGKVIGRGGRTATALRTLVSGIGGRGIRVDVVDTDL, encoded by the coding sequence ATGAGCGCCGTTGTCGCCGATGCCGTCGAGCATCTCGTCCGTGGGATCGTCGCCAACCCCGACGACGTTCGCGTCGAGCTGATCACCGGACGTCGGGGACGCACCGTCGAGGTGCACGTGCACCCCGACGATCTCGGGAAGGTGATCGGTCGCGGTGGACGTACCGCGACCGCCCTGCGGACCCTCGTCTCCGGTATCGGGGGCCGCGGAATCCGCGTCGACGTCGTCGACACCGATCTGTAG
- the rpsP gene encoding 30S ribosomal protein S16, with product MAVKIKLTRLGKIRNAQYRIIVADSRTRRDGRAIETIGKYHPKEEPSLIEIDSERAQYWLGVGAQPTEPVEALLKITGDWQKFKGLPGAEGTLRTKEAKPTKLELFQAALAQAENEPAAEAITPKKKKAAKDAEAEAPAAESTEAAE from the coding sequence ATGGCTGTCAAGATCAAGCTCACCCGCCTCGGCAAGATCCGCAACGCGCAGTACCGGATCATCGTCGCGGATTCCCGCACCCGCCGTGACGGCCGTGCGATCGAGACCATCGGCAAGTACCACCCGAAGGAAGAGCCGTCTCTGATCGAGATCGACTCGGAGCGCGCACAGTACTGGCTGGGCGTCGGCGCGCAGCCGACCGAGCCCGTCGAGGCCCTGCTCAAGATCACGGGTGACTGGCAGAAGTTCAAGGGTCTGCCGGGCGCCGAGGGCACCCTGCGCACCAAGGAAGCCAAGCCCACCAAGCTGGAGCTGTTCCAGGCTGCGCTGGCGCAGGCCGAGAACGAGCCCGCCGCCGAGGCCATCACCCCCAAGAAGAAGAAGGCCGCCAAGGACGCAGAGGCTGAGGCTCCTGCCGCCGAGTCCACCGAGGCTGCCGAGTAA
- a CDS encoding transcriptional regulator encodes MAPTRRKSRPALIVLVVVAAVGCLALGWWQWTRFESVGGTGQNLGYAFQWPLFAAFVVYAYRRFVQLEDGDGDTAGADGRAAEPTEIPEGLLPERPRADADPTDLDDSEARQMLEYNDYLAELSAREPDRSDK; translated from the coding sequence GTGGCCCCAACCCGTCGCAAGAGCCGACCCGCACTGATCGTGCTGGTCGTCGTCGCCGCCGTCGGATGCCTGGCACTCGGCTGGTGGCAGTGGACCCGCTTCGAGTCCGTCGGCGGCACGGGCCAGAACCTCGGATACGCCTTCCAGTGGCCGCTGTTCGCAGCCTTCGTGGTCTACGCCTACCGGCGCTTCGTGCAACTCGAGGACGGCGACGGGGACACCGCAGGCGCCGACGGCCGCGCCGCCGAGCCGACCGAGATCCCCGAGGGGTTGCTGCCGGAACGCCCGAGGGCCGACGCGGACCCCACGGACCTGGACGACTCCGAGGCCCGGCAGATGCTCGAGTACAACGATTACCTCGCCGAGCTGTCGGCTCGCGAGCCCGATAGGAGCGACAAGTGA
- the rph gene encoding ribonuclease PH, translating into MTTREDGRADDELREVRITRGFTNHPAGSVLVEFGNTRVMCTASVEEGVPRWRKGSGLGWLTAEYAMLPAATHTRSGRESVKGKVGGRTQEISRLVGRSLRACIDLAAIGENTIAIDCDVLQADGGTRTAAITGAYVALVDAVTYLRAAGRLADPQPISCAIAAVSVGVVDGRVRLDLPYEEDSRAEVDMNVVATDTGTLVEIQGTGEGATFPRSTLDKLLDSALAGCEQLFEVQKAALAEPYPGNLPTAPEPKKKAFGS; encoded by the coding sequence GTGACGACACGAGAAGACGGTAGGGCGGACGACGAGCTCCGCGAGGTTCGGATCACCCGCGGGTTCACCAATCACCCCGCAGGTTCGGTGCTGGTCGAGTTCGGCAACACGCGGGTCATGTGCACCGCGAGCGTCGAGGAAGGTGTGCCGCGCTGGCGCAAGGGCTCCGGCCTGGGCTGGCTGACGGCCGAGTACGCGATGCTCCCGGCGGCCACGCACACCCGCAGCGGCCGCGAATCGGTCAAGGGCAAGGTGGGGGGCCGGACCCAGGAGATCAGTCGGCTGGTCGGCCGGTCTCTGCGCGCCTGCATCGACCTCGCCGCGATCGGGGAGAACACGATCGCCATCGACTGCGACGTGCTCCAGGCCGACGGCGGTACCCGCACCGCCGCCATCACCGGCGCGTACGTCGCGTTGGTGGACGCGGTGACCTACCTGCGTGCCGCCGGCCGGCTGGCGGATCCGCAGCCGATCTCGTGCGCGATCGCCGCCGTCAGTGTCGGTGTCGTCGACGGCCGGGTCCGCCTCGACCTGCCGTACGAGGAGGATTCGCGCGCCGAGGTCGACATGAACGTGGTGGCGACCGACACCGGCACGCTGGTCGAGATCCAGGGCACCGGCGAGGGCGCGACCTTCCCGCGGTCGACCCTCGACAAGCTGCTGGACTCGGCGCTGGCCGGCTGCGAGCAGCTGTTCGAGGTGCAGAAGGCCGCCCTCGCCGAGCCCTACCCTGGCAACCTGCCGACGGCGCCCGAGCCCAAGAAGAAGGCGTTCGGAAGTTGA
- the rimM gene encoding ribosome maturation factor RimM (Essential for efficient processing of 16S rRNA), giving the protein MELVVGRVAKSHGIRGELVVEVRTDEPEERFAVGSELRGRKPRESKLHTFVVEAAREHSGRLLLRLQGVADRTAADALRGTLFLIDSAELGPSDDPDEFYDHELEGLTVRMAAGRPDTGAPVGTVIEVLHSAAGELLSIRPEGQTSGELLVPFVTAIVPTVSVADGVIEIDPPEGLLDPNFGDSSTEE; this is encoded by the coding sequence GTGGAACTCGTCGTAGGCCGCGTCGCCAAGTCGCACGGCATCAGGGGAGAGCTCGTCGTCGAGGTTCGCACCGACGAACCCGAGGAGCGCTTCGCCGTCGGTTCCGAGCTGCGTGGCCGCAAGCCGCGCGAGTCGAAGCTGCACACGTTCGTGGTGGAAGCCGCCCGGGAGCATTCCGGGCGGCTTCTGCTGCGCTTGCAGGGAGTCGCCGACCGGACCGCCGCCGACGCTCTGCGTGGGACGTTGTTCCTGATCGACTCCGCGGAGCTGGGCCCGTCCGACGATCCGGACGAGTTCTACGATCACGAGCTCGAGGGGCTGACCGTGCGGATGGCCGCCGGTCGCCCCGACACCGGCGCTCCCGTGGGCACCGTGATCGAGGTATTGCATTCCGCTGCAGGAGAATTGCTGTCGATCCGCCCCGAGGGGCAGACCTCGGGCGAGCTGCTGGTGCCCTTCGTGACCGCGATCGTCCCGACCGTGTCCGTCGCCGACGGCGTCATCGAGATCGACCCGCCCGAAGGCCTGCTGGATCCGAACTTCGGAGACAGCTCCACCGAGGAGTGA
- the rdgB gene encoding RdgB/HAM1 family non-canonical purine NTP pyrophosphatase has translation MSGRILVASRNAKKLGELRRVLAAAGIEGLDVIGLDEVTEFPETPETGATFEANAIVKAVDGAAATGLPCVADDSGLEVDALNGMPGVLSARWSGRHGDDDANTALLLGQLSDVPDERRGGAFVSACALAVPGQDTVVVRGEWRGRIARAPRGENGFGYDPVFEPEGEQRTAAELTPQEKDAASHRGRALAQLVPALAALARG, from the coding sequence TTGAGCGGCCGGATCCTGGTCGCCAGCCGCAACGCCAAGAAGCTCGGTGAACTGCGCCGGGTCCTCGCGGCCGCCGGCATCGAGGGCCTCGACGTGATCGGCCTCGACGAGGTGACCGAGTTCCCGGAGACGCCGGAGACCGGTGCGACGTTCGAGGCGAACGCGATCGTCAAGGCCGTGGACGGTGCGGCCGCCACGGGCCTGCCGTGCGTCGCCGACGACTCGGGGCTCGAGGTCGACGCCCTGAACGGGATGCCGGGCGTGCTGTCGGCGCGCTGGAGCGGCAGGCACGGCGACGACGACGCGAACACCGCGCTGCTGCTGGGTCAGCTCTCGGACGTGCCCGACGAGCGGCGCGGTGGTGCCTTCGTGTCGGCCTGCGCGCTCGCGGTGCCCGGACAGGACACCGTCGTGGTGCGCGGCGAGTGGCGTGGCCGGATCGCCCGCGCGCCCCGCGGCGAGAACGGGTTCGGCTACGACCCGGTCTTCGAGCCCGAGGGCGAGCAGCGGACCGCCGCCGAGCTGACGCCGCAGGAGAAGGACGCTGCGTCCCACCGCGGCCGGGCACTCGCGCAACTGGTGCCGGCGCTGGCGGCACTCGCGCGCGGCTAG
- a CDS encoding cyclic nucleotide-degrading phosphodiesterase: MRITVLGCSGSVSGPDSPASGYLLTAPGTPPVVLDFGPGVLGALQRHADPGAATILLSHLHADHCLDMPGLLVWRRYHPNPPTGRALVYGPTDSASRIGVASAECGGELDDISDTIDLRSWSDGHVAEIGELIVQAFQVNHPPESYGFRITGPSGRVLAYTGDTGMCDAVVDLARGADVLLSEASWTHSPDRPEGIHLSGTEAGQVAARAGVGELLLTHIPPWTSREDVIAEAKAEFSGPVHAVSAGDVYTV, from the coding sequence ATGCGCATTACGGTCCTGGGATGTTCGGGCAGCGTCTCCGGACCTGACTCGCCCGCTTCGGGCTACTTGCTGACCGCACCGGGAACCCCGCCGGTGGTCCTGGATTTCGGGCCCGGTGTCCTAGGTGCCCTGCAGCGGCACGCCGATCCGGGCGCCGCCACGATCCTGCTCTCGCACCTGCACGCCGATCATTGCCTCGACATGCCGGGGCTGCTCGTATGGCGCCGCTACCACCCCAATCCGCCCACCGGCCGCGCCCTCGTCTACGGGCCCACGGACAGTGCCTCCCGCATCGGGGTCGCGTCCGCCGAGTGCGGTGGCGAACTCGACGACATCTCCGACACCATCGACCTGCGCAGCTGGTCGGACGGGCACGTCGCGGAGATCGGCGAGCTCATCGTCCAGGCGTTCCAGGTGAATCATCCGCCGGAGTCGTACGGGTTCCGGATCACCGGCCCCAGCGGCCGTGTCCTCGCGTACACCGGCGACACCGGGATGTGCGACGCCGTCGTGGACCTGGCCCGCGGCGCGGACGTGCTGCTGTCGGAGGCGTCGTGGACGCACAGTCCCGACCGGCCCGAGGGAATCCATTTGTCCGGCACCGAGGCCGGGCAGGTCGCGGCCCGCGCCGGGGTGGGCGAGTTGTTGTTGACCCACATCCCGCCGTGGACGTCCCGCGAGGACGTCATCGCCGAGGCCAAGGCCGAGTTCTCCGGGCCGGTGCACGCGGTGTCCGCCGGGGACGTCTACACCGTCTGA
- a CDS encoding DUF3817 domain-containing protein codes for MSGGPDETTPQQTATAAAPTQQDTRKIASALLRYRVLAYATGIWLLVLTAEMVAKYIFGVDNLPTWIAIVHGWVYFVYLILTIDLAVKVRWPAGRTIGTLLAGTIPFLSFFVEHWRTQQVKRDFGL; via the coding sequence GTGAGCGGCGGCCCCGACGAGACCACCCCACAGCAGACTGCGACCGCAGCGGCGCCCACCCAGCAGGACACCCGGAAGATCGCGTCGGCACTGCTCCGCTACCGCGTGCTCGCGTACGCGACCGGCATCTGGCTGCTCGTCCTCACGGCGGAGATGGTGGCCAAGTACATCTTCGGCGTCGACAACCTGCCGACCTGGATCGCCATCGTCCACGGGTGGGTGTACTTCGTGTACCTGATCCTCACGATCGACCTGGCCGTGAAGGTGCGCTGGCCCGCGGGCCGCACGATCGGCACGCTGCTCGCCGGCACCATCCCGTTCCTGTCGTTCTTCGTCGAGCACTGGCGCACCCAGCAGGTCAAGCGGGACTTCGGTCTCTGA
- a CDS encoding VOC family protein: MDFVSIRIITGNVARLVEFYERATGARATWATEDFAELEIGGATLAIAGTRTVPLFAPGSARPADNRSVILELLVDDVDRVHRNSRDFLADVVTEPTTMPWGNRSLLVRDPDGHLVNFFTPVTPAAVDKFARARRS; this comes from the coding sequence GTGGACTTCGTCTCGATCCGCATCATCACCGGCAACGTTGCCCGCCTCGTCGAGTTCTACGAGCGCGCCACGGGAGCGCGCGCGACGTGGGCGACCGAGGACTTCGCCGAACTCGAGATCGGTGGCGCCACCCTCGCGATCGCCGGAACCCGCACCGTCCCACTGTTCGCCCCGGGTTCCGCCCGCCCGGCGGACAACCGCAGCGTGATCCTCGAGCTTCTCGTCGACGACGTCGATCGCGTCCACCGGAATTCGCGCGACTTCCTCGCCGACGTCGTCACCGAGCCCACCACCATGCCCTGGGGCAACCGGTCCCTGCTGGTCCGCGACCCCGACGGCCACCTCGTCAATTTCTTCACCCCGGTCACCCCCGCGGCCGTCGACAAGTTCGCCCGCGCCCGCCGTAGCTAG
- a CDS encoding P1 family peptidase, with protein MSAPLRAVAGPTDSLCDVAGVLVGHEYRRDPDATLGVDGALGSGGATGTTVVLVPSGATAGVDVRGGGPGTRETDLLDPSHSVQQVNAVLLSGGSAYGLAAADGVMRWLEEHGHGIPMGRPGQIVPIVPGAVIFDLPVGDWNVRPTADFGYRAAERAGSVVETGSVGAGTGARAGVLKGGVGTASAVIEGGPADGVTVAALMVANPVGSVWDPETGLPWGLTRADAERRGIRPPSARELTAANALAEKATVLNTTIGVVATDARLSKASCRRVAVAGHDGMARAIRPAHSPLDGDTIFALATGTHEVPPPAGVPAAFPNELPILDAVCTAAAQCVQRAIVDAVLAATTVAGVPSYRDVFPSAFGTSAGN; from the coding sequence GTGAGCGCGCCGCTCCGGGCGGTCGCGGGACCGACGGATTCGCTGTGCGATGTCGCCGGCGTCCTCGTCGGGCACGAGTACCGGCGGGATCCGGATGCCACGCTCGGCGTCGACGGCGCACTCGGTTCGGGCGGTGCCACCGGCACCACCGTCGTCCTGGTGCCGTCCGGCGCGACGGCCGGTGTCGACGTGCGCGGCGGCGGACCCGGCACGCGCGAGACCGACCTGCTCGACCCCAGTCATTCGGTCCAGCAGGTGAACGCCGTGCTGCTGTCGGGCGGCAGTGCCTACGGTCTGGCCGCCGCGGACGGTGTCATGCGCTGGCTCGAGGAACACGGACACGGGATTCCGATGGGCCGACCGGGACAGATCGTCCCGATCGTCCCCGGTGCGGTCATCTTCGACCTGCCGGTGGGGGACTGGAACGTCCGGCCGACGGCGGACTTCGGTTACCGCGCCGCGGAGCGCGCCGGGAGCGTCGTCGAGACCGGGTCGGTGGGGGCCGGCACCGGCGCCCGGGCCGGCGTCCTCAAGGGCGGCGTCGGCACGGCCAGCGCGGTGATCGAGGGCGGTCCCGCGGACGGGGTCACCGTCGCGGCGCTCATGGTCGCCAATCCGGTGGGATCGGTGTGGGATCCCGAAACCGGCCTGCCGTGGGGGCTCACCCGCGCGGACGCCGAACGCCGCGGAATCCGGCCGCCGTCGGCTCGGGAGTTGACGGCAGCGAACGCGCTGGCGGAGAAGGCCACGGTGCTCAACACGACGATCGGCGTGGTCGCGACCGACGCACGCCTGTCGAAGGCGTCGTGCCGGCGGGTCGCGGTCGCGGGGCACGACGGCATGGCCCGCGCCATCCGTCCCGCGCACTCGCCGCTGGACGGCGACACGATCTTCGCCCTGGCCACCGGCACCCACGAGGTGCCGCCCCCGGCGGGGGTGCCGGCGGCGTTTCCGAACGAGCTGCCCATCCTCGACGCGGTGTGCACCGCGGCGGCGCAGTGCGTGCAGCGCGCGATCGTCGACGCCGTGCTGGCGGCCACCACCGTGGCCGGGGTGCCGAGCTACCGGGACGTGTTCCCCTCCGCGTTCGGGACGTCGGCCGGCAACTGA
- the trmD gene encoding tRNA (guanosine(37)-N1)-methyltransferase TrmD encodes MRLDVVTIFPEYLEPLRAALLGKAIDKGLISVGVHDLRRWTHDVHKSVDDSPYGGGPGMVMKPTVWGDALDEVLTDDDGNPDTEALLVVPTPAGVPFTQATAHRWAEEKHLVFACGRYEGIDQRVFDDAARRVRVEEVSIGDYVLIGGEAAVLVMVEAVVRLLPGVLGNQQSHQEDSFSDGLLEGPSYTRPVSWRGLDVPPVLLSGDHAKVAAWRHAQALQRTTERRPDLLS; translated from the coding sequence GTGCGTCTCGACGTAGTCACGATCTTTCCCGAATACCTCGAGCCGCTGCGCGCCGCCCTGCTCGGCAAGGCGATCGACAAGGGACTCATCTCGGTCGGGGTCCACGACCTGCGCCGCTGGACGCACGACGTCCACAAGTCCGTCGACGACTCGCCCTACGGTGGTGGTCCGGGCATGGTCATGAAGCCGACGGTGTGGGGCGACGCGCTCGACGAGGTCCTCACCGACGACGACGGCAACCCCGACACCGAGGCCCTGCTGGTGGTCCCCACGCCGGCCGGGGTGCCGTTCACGCAGGCCACCGCGCACCGGTGGGCCGAGGAGAAGCACCTGGTCTTCGCGTGCGGCCGGTACGAAGGCATCGACCAGCGCGTGTTCGACGACGCCGCGCGGCGGGTGCGCGTCGAAGAGGTCTCCATCGGCGACTACGTGCTCATCGGTGGCGAGGCAGCGGTCCTCGTCATGGTCGAGGCCGTCGTCCGGCTGCTCCCGGGTGTACTCGGCAATCAGCAGTCCCACCAAGAGGATTCGTTCTCCGACGGCCTGCTCGAGGGGCCCAGCTACACGCGGCCGGTGAGCTGGCGGGGCCTGGACGTCCCGCCGGTGCTGCTGTCCGGCGATCACGCCAAGGTCGCGGCGTGGCGGCACGCGCAGGCGTTGCAGCGGACCACCGAACGCCGCCCCGACCTGCTGTCCTGA
- a CDS encoding serine hydrolase has translation MGRRARLLAAACLSAVAVTACSTPSDDGTVPDSRRTDDTTVAAAPVGLADRIARAATDAGDRGADVAIALFDRRDGRYESFADTASFATASVAKLFIADDLFYRETTAALALTADEHTLVARMLEDSDDDAANELWDEYGTSELVDDVAFRYEMLDTSAPYDDHWWNTTTTAHDLVGYYAAVLDGRGGLDAAHRDELVGYLRRSHPVAADGYDQSFGIPAGLSGETAIAVKQGWMCCVDDRWMHLSTGVIGPDDRYVLVVASREDLDYGGGDTDYPDTSLTAAVDDVSAAHARETVTDVVRTVFPERRID, from the coding sequence GTGGGGAGAAGAGCACGACTCCTCGCGGCGGCGTGTCTGTCCGCCGTCGCCGTGACCGCCTGCTCGACGCCCTCCGACGACGGCACCGTCCCCGACAGTCGGCGCACCGACGACACCACCGTCGCGGCCGCGCCGGTCGGGCTCGCGGACCGGATCGCCCGGGCCGCCACGGATGCCGGTGACCGCGGTGCCGACGTGGCGATCGCACTGTTCGACCGGCGCGACGGCCGGTACGAATCCTTCGCCGACACAGCCTCGTTCGCGACCGCCTCGGTGGCCAAGCTCTTCATCGCCGACGACCTGTTCTACCGCGAGACGACGGCCGCCCTCGCTCTCACCGCCGACGAGCACACGCTGGTGGCCCGGATGCTCGAGGACTCCGACGACGACGCCGCAAACGAGTTGTGGGACGAGTACGGCACGTCGGAGCTCGTCGACGACGTCGCCTTCCGCTACGAAATGCTCGACACCTCGGCGCCGTACGACGACCACTGGTGGAACACCACGACGACGGCGCACGACCTCGTCGGCTACTACGCCGCGGTGCTCGACGGGCGCGGCGGCCTGGACGCCGCGCACCGCGACGAACTGGTCGGCTACCTGCGCCGGTCGCATCCGGTCGCCGCCGACGGTTACGACCAGTCCTTCGGCATTCCCGCCGGCCTCTCCGGCGAGACGGCGATCGCCGTCAAACAGGGCTGGATGTGCTGCGTCGACGACCGCTGGATGCACCTGTCGACGGGAGTGATCGGGCCCGACGACCGGTACGTGTTGGTGGTGGCGTCCCGGGAAGACCTCGACTACGGCGGCGGCGACACCGACTATCCCGACACGTCGCTGACGGCGGCGGTCGACGACGTCAGCGCCGCTCATGCCCGTGAGACCGTCACCGACGTCGTGCGGACGGTGTTTCCGGAACGGCGGATCGACTAG
- a CDS encoding helix-turn-helix transcriptional regulator, translated as MPRPTGRVLTLLELLQSGGTRTVAELADRLGVDGRTVRRYVDQLVDLDVPVESVRGRYGGYRLAPGYRLPPLMLGDDEALAVLLGLIAGRRSGLTTAERTAGETASAKIRRVLPRQVARRLDTLLEALDFTDRPGDIDAPDSELLLTLSDAVRHRRPVSIRYTDRDGRRSDRTFHPYGIVAHAKRWYVTGRDADIGEDRTFRLDRIADARTQPGSFEAPAGLDAGQRVLAAFAAAEYRYEVSLRIHGTIEQIRAHLPAAVANLEEGPHEAREEPATESWVRAELRVERLDWLPGVLAALDRPFVIERPEELRDLVKALADRLADHARRA; from the coding sequence ATGCCTCGACCTACCGGCCGCGTGCTGACCCTGCTGGAACTGCTGCAGTCGGGCGGTACCCGGACCGTCGCCGAGCTCGCCGACCGACTCGGCGTCGACGGACGCACGGTCCGGCGATACGTGGACCAGCTGGTCGACCTGGACGTGCCCGTGGAATCGGTGCGCGGGCGCTACGGCGGGTACCGGCTCGCTCCCGGGTACCGCCTACCTCCGCTCATGCTGGGCGACGACGAGGCGCTCGCCGTCCTCCTCGGCCTGATCGCCGGCCGGCGGTCGGGGTTGACGACGGCGGAGCGGACGGCCGGCGAGACGGCGTCGGCGAAGATTCGAAGAGTGTTGCCCAGGCAAGTCGCTCGCCGGCTGGACACCCTCCTGGAGGCCCTCGACTTCACCGACCGGCCCGGCGACATCGACGCCCCGGACTCCGAGCTTCTGCTGACCCTCTCGGACGCGGTGCGCCATCGACGACCCGTCTCGATCCGCTACACCGACCGCGACGGCCGGCGCAGCGACCGCACCTTCCACCCGTACGGGATCGTCGCCCATGCGAAACGGTGGTATGTCACGGGTAGGGACGCCGACATCGGCGAGGACCGAACGTTTCGGCTCGACCGCATCGCAGACGCGAGGACTCAGCCGGGCTCGTTCGAGGCACCCGCGGGCCTCGACGCCGGGCAACGGGTGCTCGCGGCGTTCGCCGCGGCCGAGTACCGGTACGAAGTGAGCCTGCGGATCCACGGGACGATCGAGCAGATCCGCGCCCACCTTCCCGCCGCTGTCGCGAATCTGGAGGAGGGCCCGCACGAGGCCCGCGAGGAACCGGCGACCGAGAGTTGGGTGCGGGCCGAGCTGAGGGTCGAGCGGCTCGACTGGTTGCCAGGGGTTCTCGCCGCACTCGACCGCCCGTTCGTCATCGAGCGCCCCGAGGAACTGCGGGACCTCGTGAAAGCGCTCGCCGATCGCCTCGCGGACCACGCTCGCCGGGCCTGA
- the aosR gene encoding oxidative stress transcriptional regulator AosR, protein MRTWTRKNSLGGLKLRSEMDAHEAAVLRSLVSSVTGLLEERAASAPTDELAALTGMRTGNSKTPDDAVLARLLPDFQRTGPDAVDDPAQGNENSALRSLHEPDIIDDKISAGAVILQTVPAEGGKVVITPEQADAWLAGLNDVRLALGTNLGIDADTPDELEEGDPRAPHLDIYHWLTWMQDSLVQALLS, encoded by the coding sequence GTGCGGACTTGGACCAGGAAGAACTCGCTCGGCGGACTGAAACTGCGTTCGGAGATGGATGCTCACGAGGCGGCCGTGCTGCGCTCGCTGGTGAGCTCGGTGACCGGGCTGCTCGAGGAGCGGGCCGCGTCGGCGCCCACCGACGAACTGGCGGCGCTCACCGGCATGCGCACCGGTAATTCCAAAACCCCCGACGACGCCGTCCTGGCCCGGCTGCTGCCCGACTTCCAGCGCACCGGCCCCGACGCGGTCGACGATCCCGCCCAGGGCAACGAGAACAGTGCCCTGCGCAGCCTGCACGAGCCCGACATCATCGACGACAAGATCTCCGCCGGTGCGGTGATTCTCCAGACCGTGCCCGCCGAGGGCGGCAAGGTCGTGATCACGCCCGAGCAGGCCGACGCGTGGCTGGCCGGACTCAACGACGTGCGGCTCGCGCTCGGCACCAACCTCGGGATCGACGCCGACACTCCGGACGAATTGGAGGAGGGCGACCCGCGGGCCCCGCATCTGGACATCTACCACTGGCTGACGTGGATGCAGGACTCGCTCGTCCAGGCGCTGCTGTCGTGA
- a CDS encoding rhomboid family intramembrane serine protease: MTAGFEPTVNPTRVPRPQWQRAAITVGAFVAVLYVLEAIDTVADNRLDGWGVEPRTLDGLWGVLFAPLLHGGWGHLFANTIPLLILGFLVLLSGIGRGLAATAIIWLVGGIGTWLTGGAGSHIGASVLVFGWLTYLLVRGIFARNVWQILLGVVVLFVYGGMLWGVLPGQYGISWQGHLFGAIGGVVAAWALSSDARRKRGPTGSTQVSRSTL, translated from the coding sequence GTGACAGCCGGATTCGAACCGACCGTGAACCCGACGCGTGTGCCGCGTCCGCAATGGCAGCGTGCCGCGATCACCGTGGGCGCCTTCGTCGCGGTGCTGTACGTGCTCGAGGCGATCGACACCGTCGCGGACAACCGCCTGGACGGCTGGGGCGTCGAGCCCCGGACACTCGACGGGCTGTGGGGCGTGCTGTTCGCCCCGCTGCTGCACGGAGGCTGGGGCCACCTGTTCGCCAACACGATCCCGCTGCTGATCCTCGGCTTCCTGGTGTTGCTGTCGGGGATCGGGCGGGGGTTGGCCGCCACCGCGATCATCTGGCTCGTCGGCGGGATCGGGACGTGGCTCACCGGTGGCGCCGGCTCGCACATCGGGGCGTCCGTCCTGGTGTTCGGCTGGCTCACGTACCTGCTGGTGCGCGGCATCTTCGCCCGCAACGTGTGGCAGATCCTGCTCGGCGTCGTGGTGCTGTTCGTCTACGGCGGCATGCTGTGGGGCGTGCTCCCGGGACAGTACGGGATCTCGTGGCAGGGGCATTTGTTCGGAGCGATCGGCGGTGTGGTCGCCGCGTGGGCGCTGTCGTCGGACGCTCGCCGCAAGAGAGGACCGACCGGGTCGACGCAGGTGTCGCGGTCGACGCTCTGA